DNA from Methanosphaera cuniculi:
TAAATATTATTCTTTTTCCTTCTCTTTTTTTTATTTTTTACATTTTTACATATATAAAAAAAGTAAAAGGTATAAGGGGTGATGAAGTTTATAGCTGATCTAGTTTTTCACGGATTAGTTGGTTTGTTTGTCCTGCATTTGCTTTTCCTTTAGTTAGTCTCATTACTTGTCCTACTAGGAAGTTTACAGCATTTTCTTTTCCGTTTTTGTAATCTTCTATTGCACTTGGATTGTTTTCGATTGCTTCATTAATTGCATTTTCGATTTGATCATCTTCTACAACACCAATAATATCCATTTCTTTTCCTATTTCTTTTGGTGATTTAGAATTGTTTGGCATTTGTTCAATTAATTTATGTGCTGCTTCTGGTGTTACTTGTTTTGTATCTATTAGTTCTATTAATTCTATGATGTCATCTGGTGTTATTTGACTATCTGCAAAGTTTATTTTGTTGTAGTGAAGTACACGTTTTAGTTCATCACGCATTAGACGAGCTGCTGTTTTTGGATCTGCAACTTTTGCTACTTCTTCAAATGCATCTGCTAGTTCTAATTCTGATGTTAGTACTTTTGCATCTGATTCATCAATTCCATATTCTTCTACAAATCTTATGGTTTTAAGATGTGCAGGTTCTGGCATGTTTTCTCTGATTTCTTCAACATGTGCAGGGTCTATAAGTATTGGTGGAAGATCAGGATCTGGTATGTAACGATAATCATCTGCATCTTCTTTTAATCTCATTGGTACTGTGATCATCTGAGATTCAAGGTATGCACGTGTTTCTTGTTGTACTTCTCCACCACGACGTAATATGTTTTTTTGTCTGATGAGTTCGAATTTAAGTACTTTGTATGCTCCTCTTATTGAGTTTACATTTTTTACTTCTGCTCTTTTTCCACCTTCAATTGAGATGTTTACATCTGCACGCATTGTACCTTCTCCTCTTGCACATCTACTGTAGTTTAGTACACGGATTAGTTCATTTAGGAAGTTACGTGCTTCTTCTGGGGATTTCATATCTGGTTCTGTTACAATCTCAATTAGTGCTATTCCTGATCTGTTAAAGTTTACTGTTCCTCTGTCTGGTTTGTATTGTCCTGGATCTTCTTCTACGTGTATTTCATGTATTCTTACACCGTTTAGTTCTCCATTTATTCCTACAGGTACGCTTGTTCTTTGATATCCACTTGATAAGTCAGGGTAATCGTAGTGTTTTCTCATAAAGTAGATTACTTCTTCTGAGATGTCACATCCTAGCATTAATGC
Protein-coding regions in this window:
- the gatB gene encoding Asp-tRNA(Asn)/Glu-tRNA(Gln) amidotransferase subunit GatB; its protein translation is MMCGLEIHVQLDTNSKLFCSCPTNYQDAPNNTNICHVCLNQPGAKPYPPNQYAIDNAIKVALMLGCDISEEVIYFMRKHYDYPDLSSGYQRTSVPVGINGELNGVRIHEIHVEEDPGQYKPDRGTVNFNRSGIALIEIVTEPDMKSPEEARNFLNELIRVLNYSRCARGEGTMRADVNISIEGGKRAEVKNVNSIRGAYKVLKFELIRQKNILRRGGEVQQETRAYLESQMITVPMRLKEDADDYRYIPDPDLPPILIDPAHVEEIRENMPEPAHLKTIRFVEEYGIDESDAKVLTSELELADAFEEVAKVADPKTAARLMRDELKRVLHYNKINFADSQITPDDIIELIELIDTKQVTPEAAHKLIEQMPNNSKSPKEIGKEMDIIGVVEDDQIENAINEAIENNPSAIEDYKNGKENAVNFLVGQVMRLTKGKANAGQTNQLIREKLDQL